A genomic region of Ensifer adhaerens contains the following coding sequences:
- the nuoG gene encoding NADH-quinone oxidoreductase subunit NuoG yields MAKLKVDGKEIEVPDHFTLLQACEEAGAEVPRFCFHERLSVAGNCRMCLIEVKGGPPKPAASCAMGVRDLRPGPNGEAPEVFTTTPMVKKAREGVMEFLLINHPLDCPICDQGGECDLQDQAMAFGIDSSRYQENKRAVEDKYIGPLVKTVMNRCIHCTRCVRFTTEVAGIAELGLIGRGEDAEITTYLEQAMTSELQGNVVDLCPVGALTSKPFAFTARPWELNKTESIDVMDALGSAIRVDTRGREVMRIMPRVNEEINEEWISDKSRFIWDGLKTQRLDRPYVKKDGRLQPASWGEAFQAVKAAVAQTSGDKIGAIAGDLASVEEMYALKQLISALGSESVDCRQDGAALDPSLGRASYLFNPTIAGIESADALLIIGSNPRFEASVLNARIRKRYRMGNFPIAVIGEPGELRYEYEYLGAGTETLAELVSGKGKFAATLKKAQRPMILIGQGAIAGEGGAAVLSAAAKLAGAVGAVTAEWNGFAVLHTAASRVGGLDLGFVPGANGKTAAEMVTASDVLFLLGADEIDLADRKFGFTVYIGSHGDNGAHAADVILPGATYTEKSGTWVNTEGRVQVGNRAGFAPGDAREDWAIIRALSDVLGKKLPFDSLGELRSKLYAAHPHFADVDAIATGNGDEIAALGQKAGEMGKSVFASPVKDFYLTNPIARASAVMAECSALARNNFKAAAE; encoded by the coding sequence ATGGCAAAGCTGAAAGTCGACGGAAAAGAGATCGAGGTACCGGATCATTTCACGCTTCTTCAGGCGTGCGAAGAGGCCGGGGCCGAAGTTCCGCGCTTCTGTTTCCACGAGCGGCTGTCGGTCGCCGGCAACTGCCGCATGTGTCTGATCGAGGTGAAGGGCGGGCCGCCCAAGCCCGCCGCATCTTGCGCCATGGGCGTGCGCGACCTTCGTCCGGGCCCGAACGGCGAAGCGCCGGAAGTCTTCACGACCACGCCGATGGTCAAGAAGGCGCGCGAAGGCGTGATGGAATTCCTGCTGATCAACCATCCGCTCGACTGCCCGATCTGCGACCAGGGCGGCGAATGCGACCTGCAGGACCAGGCGATGGCTTTCGGTATCGACAGCTCGCGCTACCAGGAAAACAAGCGCGCCGTCGAAGACAAGTACATCGGCCCGCTCGTCAAGACGGTGATGAACCGCTGCATCCACTGCACGCGGTGCGTTCGTTTCACGACCGAAGTTGCCGGCATTGCCGAGCTTGGCCTGATCGGCCGCGGCGAAGACGCCGAGATCACCACCTATCTCGAGCAGGCAATGACGTCGGAACTGCAGGGCAACGTCGTCGACCTTTGCCCCGTGGGCGCGCTGACCTCGAAGCCCTTTGCCTTCACCGCCCGTCCGTGGGAGTTGAACAAGACCGAATCCATCGACGTGATGGATGCGCTCGGTTCGGCGATCCGCGTCGACACCCGCGGTCGCGAAGTCATGCGCATCATGCCGCGCGTCAACGAAGAGATTAACGAAGAGTGGATCTCCGACAAGAGCCGCTTCATCTGGGATGGCCTGAAGACGCAGCGCCTCGATCGTCCTTACGTCAAGAAGGACGGCCGCCTGCAGCCGGCGAGCTGGGGCGAAGCCTTTCAGGCGGTCAAGGCTGCCGTTGCCCAGACCTCGGGCGACAAGATCGGCGCCATTGCCGGCGACCTCGCTTCGGTCGAAGAAATGTACGCGCTGAAGCAGCTGATCTCGGCTCTTGGCTCCGAAAGCGTCGACTGCCGCCAGGATGGCGCTGCACTCGATCCGTCGCTCGGCCGCGCCAGCTACCTCTTCAACCCGACGATCGCTGGCATCGAAAGCGCTGATGCGCTGTTGATCATCGGCTCCAACCCGCGCTTCGAGGCTTCGGTTCTCAACGCCCGCATCCGCAAGCGTTACCGCATGGGCAACTTCCCGATCGCCGTGATCGGCGAGCCTGGCGAACTGCGCTACGAATACGAGTATCTCGGCGCCGGCACCGAAACGCTCGCCGAGCTCGTCTCCGGCAAGGGCAAATTTGCAGCGACCTTGAAGAAGGCGCAGCGCCCGATGATCCTCATCGGCCAGGGCGCGATCGCAGGGGAGGGCGGTGCTGCCGTTCTTTCTGCCGCCGCCAAGCTCGCAGGTGCCGTAGGTGCGGTCACCGCCGAGTGGAATGGTTTTGCCGTCCTCCACACGGCTGCTTCCCGCGTCGGTGGTCTGGACCTCGGCTTCGTTCCGGGCGCAAACGGCAAGACGGCGGCCGAAATGGTCACCGCATCCGACGTTCTGTTCCTGCTCGGCGCCGACGAGATCGACCTTGCCGATCGCAAGTTCGGCTTCACGGTCTATATCGGCTCGCACGGCGACAACGGCGCACATGCCGCCGACGTCATTTTGCCGGGCGCGACCTACACCGAAAAGTCCGGCACCTGGGTCAACACCGAGGGCCGCGTTCAGGTCGGCAACCGCGCCGGCTTCGCACCGGGCGACGCACGCGAGGACTGGGCGATCATTCGCGCACTTTCCGACGTGCTCGGCAAGAAGCTGCCCTTTGATTCGCTTGGCGAATTGCGCTCAAAGCTGTATGCGGCCCACCCGCATTTCGCCGATGTCGACGCGATCGCGACCGGCAACGGCGACGAAATTGCCGCACTCGGCCAAAAAGCCGGTGAGATGGGCAAATCCGTGTTTGCGTCTCCGGTCAAAGACTTCTATTTGACGAACCCGATAGCGCGCGCATCCGCCGTCATGGCCGAATGCTCGGCTTTGGCACGCAACAACTTCAAAGCTGCGGCGGAATGA
- the nuoH gene encoding NADH-quinone oxidoreductase subunit NuoH, whose amino-acid sequence MDAFVSTYVWPAIIMVAQSLLLLVALLLFIAYILLADRKIWAAVQLRRGPNVVGPWGLFQSFADLLKFVFKEPVIPAGANKAIFLLAPLVSVTLALAAWAVIPLNAGWVIANVNVGILFVFAISSLEVYGIIMGGWASNSKYPFLGALRSAAQMVSYEVSIGFVIVTVLLCVGSLNLTDIVNAQSTGIGTNLGLPASFLDWHWLALFPMFIVFFISALAETNRPPFDLPEAESELVAGFMVEYGSTPYMMFMLGEYAAICLMCALTTILFLGGWLPPVDVWFLNWVPGIIWFVLKASFVFFMFAMVKAFVPRYRYDQLMRLGWKVFLPISLAMVVITAFVLKLTGAA is encoded by the coding sequence ATGGACGCTTTCGTTTCGACCTATGTCTGGCCCGCGATCATCATGGTCGCCCAGTCGCTGCTGCTCCTGGTCGCGCTGCTGCTTTTCATCGCCTACATCCTGCTCGCCGACCGTAAGATCTGGGCTGCAGTTCAGCTTCGCCGTGGTCCGAATGTGGTAGGCCCGTGGGGACTTTTCCAGTCCTTCGCCGACCTTTTGAAGTTCGTCTTCAAGGAACCGGTGATTCCCGCCGGTGCCAACAAGGCGATCTTCCTGCTCGCACCGCTCGTTTCCGTGACGCTGGCGCTCGCCGCCTGGGCGGTGATCCCGCTCAACGCCGGCTGGGTGATTGCGAACGTCAACGTCGGCATCCTCTTCGTGTTCGCCATATCTTCGCTTGAAGTTTATGGCATCATCATGGGCGGCTGGGCGTCGAACTCCAAATATCCCTTCCTCGGCGCGCTTCGCTCCGCAGCACAGATGGTCTCCTACGAAGTCTCGATCGGCTTCGTCATTGTCACCGTCCTTCTCTGCGTCGGCTCGCTGAACCTGACGGACATCGTCAATGCCCAGTCGACGGGCATCGGCACGAACCTCGGTCTGCCGGCGTCGTTCCTCGACTGGCATTGGCTGGCACTGTTCCCGATGTTCATCGTGTTCTTCATTTCGGCGCTTGCCGAAACGAACCGCCCGCCTTTCGACCTTCCGGAAGCGGAATCCGAACTCGTCGCCGGCTTCATGGTCGAGTACGGCTCCACGCCTTACATGATGTTCATGCTCGGCGAATATGCTGCCATCTGCCTGATGTGCGCATTGACGACGATCCTGTTCCTTGGCGGCTGGCTGCCTCCGGTCGACGTCTGGTTCCTGAACTGGGTTCCCGGCATCATCTGGTTCGTGCTGAAGGCATCCTTCGTGTTCTTCATGTTCGCGATGGTGAAGGCTTTCGTTCCGCGCTACCGCTACGACCAGCTGATGCGTCTCGGCTGGAAGGTCTTCCTGCCAATCTCTCTCGCAATGGTCGTGATCACTGCATTCGTTCTCAAGCTGACGGGAGCCGCATGA
- the nuoI gene encoding NADH-quinone oxidoreductase subunit NuoI codes for MAGLSQAVSSLFLKEFVGAFFLSMRYFFKPKATLNYPFEKGPVSPRFRGEHALRRYPNGEERCIACKLCEAICPAQAITIEAGPRRNDGTRRTVRYDIDMVKCIYCGFCQEACPVDAIVEGPNFEFATETREELYYDKDKLLANGDRWEREIARNIAMDSPYR; via the coding sequence ATGGCCGGTCTTTCGCAAGCCGTCAGCTCGCTGTTCCTGAAGGAATTCGTCGGCGCGTTCTTTTTGTCGATGCGCTACTTCTTCAAGCCGAAGGCGACGTTGAACTACCCCTTCGAAAAGGGGCCGGTCAGCCCGCGCTTCCGTGGCGAGCATGCGCTGCGCCGCTATCCGAACGGTGAAGAGCGTTGCATCGCCTGCAAGCTGTGCGAGGCGATCTGTCCTGCACAGGCCATCACCATCGAAGCCGGCCCGCGCCGCAACGACGGCACCCGCCGTACGGTGCGCTACGACATCGACATGGTGAAGTGCATCTATTGCGGTTTCTGCCAGGAAGCCTGTCCGGTCGATGCCATCGTCGAGGGCCCGAACTTCGAGTTCGCCACCGAGACGCGCGAAGAGCTTTACTACGACAAGGACAAGCTCCTCGCCAACGGCGACCGTTGGGAACGGGAAATCGCACGCAACATCGCAATGGACTCGCCCTATCGCTGA
- a CDS encoding NADH-quinone oxidoreductase subunit J: MGLQVLFFYLFAFIAVASAFMVIAARNPVYSVLFLILTFFNSAGLFLLTGAEFLAMILLVVYVGAVAVLFLFVVMMLDIDFAELRAGVLEYAPIGALIGLILAAELIIVVGGATFSPEIAKSISMPIPAVADRTNTAALGDVLYTHYVYFFQIAGLVLLVAMIGAIVLTLRHRENIKRQNIPQQVARSPETAVEVVTVKPGQGI; this comes from the coding sequence ATGGGTCTGCAGGTTCTTTTTTTCTATCTCTTTGCCTTCATCGCGGTGGCGTCGGCATTTATGGTCATTGCGGCCAGGAACCCGGTTTATTCGGTTCTGTTCCTGATCCTGACCTTCTTTAACTCGGCGGGCCTGTTCCTGCTGACCGGCGCCGAATTCCTCGCGATGATCCTGTTGGTCGTCTACGTCGGCGCGGTCGCGGTGCTCTTCCTCTTCGTGGTCATGATGCTCGACATCGACTTCGCAGAACTGCGCGCGGGCGTGCTAGAATATGCGCCGATCGGTGCGCTGATCGGGCTTATCCTCGCAGCCGAACTCATCATCGTGGTTGGCGGCGCGACGTTCTCACCGGAAATCGCCAAGTCGATTTCGATGCCGATCCCGGCGGTGGCGGACCGCACGAATACGGCCGCCCTCGGTGACGTGCTCTATACCCACTACGTCTACTTCTTCCAGATCGCCGGCCTCGTGCTGCTCGTCGCCATGATCGGCGCGATCGTGCTGACGCTGCGCCACCGCGAAAACATCAAGCGCCAGAACATCCCGCAGCAGGTCGCCCGCTCGCCCGAAACCGCCGTCGAGGTGGTCACGGTCAAGCCGGGCCAGGGCATCTAA
- the nuoK gene encoding NADH-quinone oxidoreductase subunit NuoK, producing the protein MEIGISHYLTVSAILFTLGVFGIFLNRKNVIVILMSVELILLAVNINMVAFSAFLNDITGQVFALFILTVAAAEAAIGLAILVVFYRNRGSIAVEDVNMMKG; encoded by the coding sequence ATGGAAATCGGAATTTCCCACTATCTCACCGTCAGCGCCATCCTGTTCACGCTGGGCGTCTTCGGCATCTTCCTGAACCGGAAGAACGTCATCGTCATCCTGATGTCGGTCGAACTCATTCTTCTCGCGGTCAACATCAACATGGTCGCCTTCTCGGCGTTCCTGAATGATATCACGGGCCAGGTCTTTGCCCTGTTCATCCTGACCGTCGCGGCTGCGGAAGCGGCCATCGGACTTGCAATTCTCGTCGTCTTCTACCGCAACCGCGGCTCGATCGCTGTTGAAGACGTCAACATGATGAAGGGCTGA
- the nuoL gene encoding NADH-quinone oxidoreductase subunit L: MDTIIKAIVFLPLIGFLIAGLFGTSIGAKASEYVTSGLMIIAAALSWYVFFDVALGHQEMIKVSVLRWIQSGSFDVEWAFRVDTLTSVMFVVVNTVSTLVHVYSIGYMHHDPHRPRFFAYLSLFTFAMLMLITSDNLVQMFFGWEGVGLASYLLIGFWYKKPSANAAAMKAFIVNRVGDFGFSLGIFLVFVLFGSVNFETIFAAAQTYLPAEGAAAGEAVVTLFGMHLDKADAITAACLLLFMGAMGKSAQFLLHTWLPDAMEGPTPVSALIHAATMVTAGVFLVARMSPLFELSPDALTVVTIIGAITAFFAATVGLVQNDIKRVIAYSTCSQLGYMFVALGVGAYGAAIFHLFTHAFFKALLFLGAGSVIHAVDGEQDMRYMGGLKPHIRVTYWMMFIGTIALTGVGIPGVIGTAGFYSKDAIIESTFASHSAVSGFAFALLVIAALFTSFYSWRLTFLTFHGKPRASSDVMHHVHESPQVMLVPLYILGAGALLAGFLFHDYFFGHHYVEFWKGALFTSAENEILEEYHHVPLWVKWSPFCAMALGLFTAWYMYIRRPELPKYLADQHRGLYQFLLNKWYFDELYDFLFVRSAKWLGTFLWKEGDGRVIDGYGPNGIAARVMNVTDRVVRLQTGYLYHYAFAMLIGIAALVTWMMFRSSF, from the coding sequence ATGGATACCATCATCAAGGCTATCGTCTTCCTGCCTTTGATCGGCTTTCTGATCGCCGGCCTCTTCGGTACTTCGATCGGCGCCAAGGCATCGGAATATGTCACCAGCGGTCTGATGATCATCGCCGCTGCGCTCTCCTGGTACGTCTTCTTCGACGTTGCCTTGGGCCACCAGGAGATGATCAAGGTTTCGGTGCTGCGCTGGATCCAGTCCGGCAGCTTCGATGTCGAATGGGCATTCCGCGTCGACACGTTGACGTCGGTCATGTTCGTCGTCGTCAACACGGTGTCGACGCTCGTGCATGTCTATTCGATCGGCTACATGCACCACGACCCGCATCGTCCGCGCTTCTTTGCCTATCTGTCGCTGTTTACCTTCGCGATGCTCATGCTCATCACGTCGGACAACCTGGTGCAGATGTTCTTCGGCTGGGAAGGCGTGGGTCTGGCGTCCTACCTGCTCATCGGCTTCTGGTACAAGAAGCCGTCGGCGAACGCTGCTGCGATGAAGGCCTTCATCGTCAACCGCGTCGGCGACTTCGGTTTCTCGCTCGGCATCTTCCTGGTCTTCGTGCTGTTCGGCTCGGTCAACTTCGAGACGATCTTCGCTGCGGCCCAGACATATCTGCCGGCCGAAGGCGCTGCAGCAGGGGAGGCGGTTGTCACCCTGTTCGGCATGCACCTCGACAAGGCTGACGCCATTACGGCTGCCTGCTTGCTGCTCTTTATGGGCGCGATGGGCAAGTCGGCGCAGTTCCTGCTGCACACCTGGCTTCCGGACGCGATGGAAGGCCCGACCCCGGTTTCGGCCCTGATTCATGCCGCAACGATGGTCACCGCCGGCGTCTTCCTCGTCGCCCGCATGTCGCCGCTCTTTGAACTGTCGCCGGATGCGCTGACCGTTGTCACCATCATCGGTGCGATCACCGCCTTCTTCGCGGCGACCGTCGGTCTCGTTCAGAACGACATCAAGCGCGTCATCGCCTATTCGACCTGCTCGCAACTCGGTTACATGTTCGTGGCGCTCGGCGTCGGCGCCTATGGCGCGGCCATCTTCCACCTGTTCACGCACGCCTTCTTCAAGGCGCTCCTGTTCTTGGGTGCCGGTTCGGTCATCCACGCCGTCGATGGCGAACAGGACATGCGCTATATGGGCGGCCTCAAGCCGCACATCCGGGTGACCTACTGGATGATGTTCATCGGCACGATTGCACTGACTGGTGTTGGCATCCCCGGCGTTATCGGCACAGCGGGCTTCTACTCGAAGGATGCGATCATCGAGTCGACCTTCGCGTCGCATAGTGCCGTTTCTGGCTTCGCCTTCGCGCTGCTTGTCATTGCCGCTCTCTTCACCAGCTTCTACTCCTGGCGTCTGACCTTCCTGACTTTCCACGGCAAGCCGCGGGCGTCGTCGGATGTCATGCATCACGTCCACGAGTCGCCGCAAGTCATGCTGGTGCCGCTCTATATCCTTGGCGCCGGCGCGTTGCTCGCGGGTTTCCTGTTCCACGACTACTTCTTCGGCCACCATTACGTCGAGTTCTGGAAGGGCGCTCTGTTCACCTCTGCGGAGAACGAGATCCTCGAAGAGTACCACCACGTACCGCTGTGGGTGAAGTGGAGCCCGTTCTGCGCCATGGCGCTCGGCCTCTTCACTGCCTGGTACATGTATATCCGCCGGCCGGAACTGCCGAAGTATCTGGCAGACCAGCATCGTGGCCTCTACCAGTTCCTGCTCAACAAGTGGTACTTCGACGAGCTCTATGACTTCCTGTTCGTACGTTCGGCCAAGTGGCTCGGCACCTTCCTCTGGAAGGAAGGCGACGGTCGCGTGATCGATGGCTACGGCCCGAACGGCATTGCCGCACGCGTGATGAACGTCACTGACCGCGTTGTCCGCCTGCAGACTGGTTACCTTTATCACTACGCGTTCGCGATGCTGATCGGCATTGCCGCGCTCGTTACTTGGATGATGTTCAGGAGTTCCTTCTGA
- a CDS encoding NADH-quinone oxidoreductase subunit M translates to MTDWPVLSAVTFMPLVGVLLLLLVREDSAYGRRNILNVSLLTTIFTFAVSVYIWYQFDASNPGFQMIEKHDWLGTGISYHLGVDGISVLFVVLSAFLMPFCVLASWLSIEKRLKAYMIAFLVLETFMIGVFVSLDIVLFYVFFEAGLIPMFIIIGVWGGKDRVYASYKFFLYTLLGSVLMLLAIMAMYWQAGTTDIPQLLAYSFPRQMQTWLWLAFFASFAVKMPMWPVHTWLPDAHVQAPTAGSVILAGILLKLGGYGFLRFSLPMFPLASDYFAPFVFTLSVVAIIYTSLVAMMQTDIKKLIAYSSVAHMGYVTMGIFAANTQGVQGAIFQMLSHGIVSGALFLCVGVVYDRLHTREIAAYGGLVNNMPKYAVAFMVFTMANVGLPGTSGFVGEVLTLVGAFRANTWVALFATSGVILSAAYALWLYRRVIFGALEKESLKALLDLSPREKAVLYPLVILTIFFGVYPAPIFDATAASVDLLVNNYSAALQAAQNVALSVQ, encoded by the coding sequence ATGACCGATTGGCCCGTACTTTCCGCGGTCACCTTCATGCCGCTCGTCGGCGTCCTGCTTCTCTTGCTCGTAAGGGAAGACAGCGCCTACGGCCGCCGGAACATCCTGAACGTTTCGCTGCTGACGACGATCTTCACCTTCGCGGTGTCGGTCTACATCTGGTACCAGTTCGATGCCTCGAACCCCGGCTTCCAGATGATCGAAAAGCACGATTGGCTGGGCACCGGCATTTCCTACCATCTGGGTGTGGACGGCATCTCGGTGCTCTTTGTCGTGCTCTCGGCCTTCCTCATGCCGTTCTGCGTGCTCGCAAGCTGGCTGTCGATCGAGAAGCGCCTGAAGGCCTATATGATCGCGTTCCTCGTCCTGGAAACGTTCATGATCGGCGTCTTCGTGTCGCTCGATATCGTGCTCTTCTACGTGTTCTTCGAGGCCGGCCTGATCCCGATGTTCATCATCATCGGTGTCTGGGGTGGCAAGGACCGCGTCTACGCCAGCTACAAGTTCTTCCTCTATACGCTGCTCGGCTCGGTACTGATGCTGCTTGCGATCATGGCGATGTACTGGCAGGCCGGTACGACCGATATCCCGCAGCTGCTCGCCTATAGCTTCCCGCGTCAGATGCAGACGTGGCTGTGGCTTGCCTTCTTCGCTTCCTTCGCGGTGAAGATGCCGATGTGGCCGGTCCACACCTGGCTCCCGGACGCGCACGTTCAGGCGCCGACGGCGGGCTCGGTCATCCTGGCCGGCATCCTTCTCAAGCTCGGCGGATACGGCTTCCTGCGCTTCTCGCTGCCGATGTTCCCGCTCGCATCCGATTACTTCGCACCGTTCGTCTTCACGCTTTCGGTTGTTGCCATCATCTACACCTCGCTGGTCGCGATGATGCAGACCGACATCAAGAAGCTGATCGCCTATTCGTCGGTTGCTCACATGGGCTACGTGACGATGGGTATCTTTGCCGCCAACACCCAGGGCGTGCAGGGTGCGATCTTCCAGATGCTGTCGCACGGTATCGTCTCGGGCGCGCTCTTCCTCTGCGTCGGCGTCGTCTATGACCGTCTGCACACCCGCGAGATCGCGGCCTATGGCGGTCTGGTCAACAACATGCCGAAATATGCCGTCGCCTTCATGGTCTTCACCATGGCGAACGTCGGCCTTCCAGGCACCTCCGGCTTCGTCGGCGAAGTCCTGACTCTCGTCGGTGCGTTCCGCGCCAACACCTGGGTTGCGCTCTTTGCCACCTCGGGTGTTATCCTGTCGGCAGCCTACGCGCTCTGGCTCTACCGCCGGGTGATCTTCGGTGCATTGGAGAAGGAAAGCCTGAAGGCGCTGCTCGATCTGTCGCCGCGCGAAAAGGCCGTCCTTTATCCGCTGGTGATCCTGACGATCTTCTTCGGCGTCTATCCGGCACCGATCTTCGATGCGACCGCGGCTTCCGTGGATCTGCTCGTCAACAACTACTCCGCAGCCCTGCAGGCAGCGCAAAACGTTGCGCTTTCGGTGCAATGA
- the nuoN gene encoding NADH-quinone oxidoreductase subunit NuoN, translating into MTAETLLASLQLSIPELILAVGAMALLMIGVFAGEKSASTVTGLAVALLIIAGLWLVLKTGEGSAYGGAFLSDPFAKFMKVLALIGSITALVMTVGHARSAQIDRFEFPVLLVLATLGMLLMISANDLISLYLSLELQSLALYVVAAINRDSVRSTEAGLKYFVLGALSSGMLLYGMSLIYGFTGHTGFTQIAAALTAEGRSLGLIFGLVFVLAGLAFKISAVPFHMWTPDVYEGAPTPVTAFFAAAPKVAAMAILVRIVINAFEPVVADWQQIIVFISIASMLLGSFAAIGQRNIKRLMAYSSIGHMGYALVGLAAGSMAGVRGVLLYMLIYMVMTLGTFACILAMRRKEGENVENVDDLAGLSQTNPFMACVLTVLMFSLAGIPPMAGFFGKYFVFMAAIEAQLYALAIIGVLASVVGAYYYLRVIKVMWFDEAKGEFARTAGELKLVFGLSGLFVLGYVLIGGPLGSAAEVAARTFF; encoded by the coding sequence ATGACTGCTGAAACCCTCCTTGCAAGCCTGCAACTCTCGATCCCCGAGTTGATCCTCGCGGTCGGCGCAATGGCATTGCTGATGATCGGCGTGTTCGCCGGCGAAAAGTCGGCTTCGACCGTCACCGGCCTTGCGGTTGCGCTTCTGATCATCGCAGGCCTCTGGCTCGTGCTTAAGACCGGTGAAGGCTCGGCCTATGGCGGCGCCTTCCTCTCCGACCCCTTCGCCAAGTTCATGAAGGTGTTGGCATTGATCGGCTCGATCACCGCCCTGGTGATGACGGTCGGCCACGCGCGATCCGCCCAGATCGACCGTTTCGAGTTCCCGGTGCTTCTGGTGCTGGCAACGCTCGGCATGCTGCTGATGATCTCGGCCAACGACCTGATCTCGCTCTACCTGTCGCTGGAATTGCAGTCGCTGGCGCTTTATGTCGTCGCCGCCATCAACCGCGACAGCGTGCGTTCGACCGAAGCCGGCCTCAAGTACTTCGTGCTCGGTGCGCTTTCCTCAGGCATGCTGCTCTATGGCATGTCGCTGATCTACGGTTTCACGGGCCACACCGGCTTTACCCAGATCGCGGCTGCGCTGACGGCGGAAGGCCGTTCGCTCGGCCTGATCTTCGGTCTCGTCTTCGTGCTCGCCGGTCTCGCGTTCAAGATTTCGGCCGTGCCGTTCCACATGTGGACGCCTGACGTTTACGAAGGTGCGCCGACGCCGGTCACCGCCTTCTTCGCGGCAGCACCGAAGGTCGCGGCCATGGCGATCCTGGTGCGTATCGTCATCAATGCGTTCGAGCCCGTCGTTGCCGATTGGCAGCAGATCATCGTCTTCATCTCGATTGCTTCGATGCTGCTCGGTTCCTTCGCGGCGATCGGTCAGCGCAACATCAAGCGCCTGATGGCCTATTCCTCGATCGGTCACATGGGTTACGCGCTGGTCGGCCTTGCTGCCGGCTCGATGGCAGGCGTTCGCGGCGTGCTGCTCTACATGCTCATCTATATGGTCATGACGCTCGGCACCTTTGCCTGCATCCTCGCGATGCGGCGCAAGGAAGGCGAGAACGTCGAGAACGTTGACGATCTCGCTGGCCTGTCGCAGACGAACCCCTTCATGGCGTGCGTGCTGACCGTCCTTATGTTCTCGCTCGCCGGCATCCCGCCGATGGCAGGTTTCTTCGGGAAGTACTTCGTCTTCATGGCGGCGATCGAAGCCCAGCTCTATGCCCTCGCCATCATCGGTGTTCTCGCATCCGTCGTTGGCGCCTACTACTATCTGCGCGTCATCAAGGTGATGTGGTTCGATGAAGCCAAGGGCGAGTTTGCCCGTACGGCCGGTGAACTGAAGCTGGTCTTCGGTCTCTCGGGCCTGTTCGTCCTCGGATACGTCCTGATCGGCGGCCCGCTTGGAAGCGCTGCCGAGGTTGCGGCGCGGACATTCTTTTGA
- a CDS encoding biotin--[acetyl-CoA-carboxylase] ligase, with protein sequence MIGLESGGRISPDDFRHVALDTVGSTNSECLARARQGDPGNLWVTAATQTGGRGRRGRAWVSEPGNLYASLLLIDPAPIEHLHSLPLAVAVAVHRAIRQVMPPGAAPVEIKWPNDILIDGKKTCGILLEGEALTDGRQALVIGCGINIAVQPHEALYPVTSLRREGASVSPDELFARLFVTMAETLSLWERGAGIATTIEQWRAAARGIGETITVNLPDRSLSGRFAGIDETGRLMLDTGSGTMQAIAAGDVFFG encoded by the coding sequence TTGATCGGCCTTGAAAGCGGCGGCCGGATATCGCCAGACGATTTCCGGCACGTCGCTCTCGATACGGTCGGCTCGACAAACAGCGAATGCCTGGCGCGTGCGCGCCAGGGTGACCCGGGCAATCTCTGGGTCACGGCCGCCACGCAGACAGGCGGTCGCGGCCGTCGGGGCCGCGCCTGGGTCTCGGAACCCGGCAATCTCTATGCTTCGCTTCTCCTGATCGATCCGGCGCCGATCGAGCATCTGCATTCCTTGCCGCTTGCGGTTGCCGTCGCCGTGCACCGGGCAATCCGCCAGGTGATGCCGCCGGGTGCAGCCCCTGTCGAGATCAAGTGGCCAAACGACATCCTCATCGATGGCAAGAAGACCTGCGGCATTCTGCTCGAAGGTGAGGCGCTGACCGATGGGCGCCAGGCTTTGGTCATTGGCTGTGGCATCAACATTGCCGTCCAGCCGCACGAGGCCCTCTATCCCGTCACCTCGTTGAGGAGGGAGGGCGCCTCGGTTTCGCCGGACGAACTTTTCGCGCGGCTGTTCGTGACGATGGCGGAGACGTTGTCGTTGTGGGAGCGCGGCGCAGGCATTGCAACGACAATCGAGCAATGGCGGGCGGCCGCCCGCGGCATCGGTGAAACGATTACAGTGAACCTGCCGGACCGGTCGCTTTCGGGCCGCTTTGCCGGTATTGATGAGACCGGACGGTTGATGCTCGATACCGGGTCAGGCACGATGCAGGCGATTGCCGCCGGCGACGTATTTTTCGGATAA